From Streptomyces sp. TLI_053, a single genomic window includes:
- a CDS encoding peptidoglycan-binding domain-containing protein, whose protein sequence is MVGGGTWPKLIVTVRQGDNGDAVKALQVQLNARGANLSVDGAFGAGTDSSVRGFQQSAGLSPVDGIVGPATWSALLSGGGGGTGGGTGDVLSQSQAASLLSSAGITWSSSGNCSNRNSSSCTSFDGLRRASADGAVALKHAVGGCGLTITGGTETGHAAGTYSHANGYKLDFAMVSCLTSHITGNFAYSGIRGDGAALYTAPSGNVYANEGNHWDVTFTG, encoded by the coding sequence GTGGTCGGCGGCGGCACCTGGCCGAAGCTGATCGTCACCGTCCGCCAGGGCGACAACGGCGACGCCGTCAAGGCGCTCCAGGTCCAGCTGAACGCCCGCGGCGCCAACCTCTCCGTGGACGGTGCCTTCGGTGCCGGCACCGACTCCTCGGTGCGCGGCTTCCAGCAGTCCGCGGGCCTGAGCCCGGTGGACGGCATCGTCGGCCCCGCCACCTGGTCCGCCCTGCTCTCCGGCGGGGGCGGCGGCACCGGCGGCGGCACCGGCGACGTGCTCAGCCAGTCCCAGGCCGCCTCGCTGCTCTCCTCCGCGGGCATCACCTGGTCCTCCTCGGGCAACTGCTCCAACCGCAACAGCAGCAGCTGCACCTCCTTCGACGGCCTGCGCCGCGCCTCGGCGGACGGCGCCGTCGCGCTCAAGCACGCCGTGGGCGGCTGCGGCCTGACCATCACCGGTGGCACCGAGACCGGCCACGCCGCCGGTACCTACAGCCACGCCAACGGCTACAAGCTGGACTTCGCGATGGTGAGCTGCCTCACCAGCCACATCACCGGCAACTTCGCCTACAGCGGCATCCGCGGCGACGGCGCCGCCCTCTACACCGCCCCCTCGGGCAACGTCTACGCCAACGAGGGCAACCACTGGGACGTGACCTTCACCGGCTGA